Genomic segment of Chloroflexota bacterium:
ACACTGATGACACGCCCGTCAGTTAGCTCCACGGTAAGTACGTCTTCATCCACCCGTACTTCCCGGGCTCTAATCTCTTGCAGTCCAGTCACCGCTGCAAGCCTCCTTTCGACGCCACGATCTCCCCGCGCTCGATGGTGTACACGACGTCAGCAAGCCCGGCGACCCGCCGCGGGTCCGAGTCGGTCACCAACACGGCCGCGCCCCGCCCGGGTAGCTCACGGATCACCTCGGCCAGCCGCTGCGCCAGCGCGGGCGCGAGCCCCTCGAACGGCTCGTCCAGGAGCAGCAGCTCCGTGCCGCAGACCAGAGCCCGCGCCAGGGCGACCATCTTCTGCTGGCCCCCGCTCAACTGGGCCGCCCGCCGGCCGGCCAGCTCCCGCACCTCCGGCATCAGCTCGTACACTATCTCCAGACGCTCAGCGCAGGCCGGGGAGGCCGTCGCCCACGCGGGCAGCAGGATGTTCTCCTCCACCGTCAGCGCGCCGATCAGCCGGCGATCCTCCGGCATGTAGCCGATGCCCAGCCGGGCCCGCTCATGCGCGGGCACCTCGGTCAGATCACGGCCATCGAGCCGGATGGCACCCGCGTGCACCGGCACCAGCCCCATGATGCCCCGCAGCGTCGTCGTCTTCCCGGCGCCGTTACGCCCCACCAGTCCCGCGATGCCGCCCTCCGGCACGGTCAGGTCCACCCCACGCAGGATGGGAAAGCCCCGGATATGCACCTGCACGCCTTCCAACGTCAACCTGGCCATCGCTCCCCTTTTGAAGAACCGCAGAGGACGCAAAGCAAGTAGGGCAGATTTCCATATCTGCCTTAGAAAATTTACCGGCAAGGTACCTGAGGGAGCTCCCTCAACGACCAGCTCCACAGGGGGAGGTGTGGAGGGGAGCCCCCTCCACTTTTTCCGGAGGGCCTCCCCACAGCAGAAGCAACGGCATCTCTCAGACACACTCTAAG
This window contains:
- a CDS encoding ABC transporter ATP-binding protein, which encodes MARLTLEGVQVHIRGFPILRGVDLTVPEGGIAGLVGRNGAGKTTTLRGIMGLVPVHAGAIRLDGRDLTEVPAHERARLGIGYMPEDRRLIGALTVEENILLPAWATASPACAERLEIVYELMPEVRELAGRRAAQLSGGQQKMVALARALVCGTELLLLDEPFEGLAPALAQRLAEVIRELPGRGAAVLVTDSDPRRVAGLADVVYTIERGEIVASKGGLQR